ATTAAGCTTTGAAATATTTAATAGAGTTCAAGTGCAAATACCTGTAATTTTTACTACTGCTTATAACGAGTATGCATTAAAAGCTTTTAAATTAAATAGTATCGATTATCTTTTAAAACCAGTAACTTTCGATGCCTTGTATACTGCATTAAAAAAGTTTGATAATATGAAAGAATCTTTATCAAACTCATTTCAAATTGAAAATATAGAAAGCTTAAGTGCAGTAATATCTCATATTCAAAAGCACTATAAAACCCGATTTATGGTTAAAGTTGGGGAGAAGCTAAAATCATTTAAAGCCGAAGATATTACTTTGTTTTATGCCGAAGGTCGCGATGTTTTTATTCTACTTGCCAATAATTGTAATTATATTATCGACTATAAAATGGAGGAATTACAAGATTTGTTAAATCCAAAATACTTTTATAGAATAAGCAGATCGTTTATTGTAAATATTAATTCCATTAGTAATGTATCTATTCATTCAAACTCGAGATTAAAGGTTGTATTAAGTAATAAATTCGATAAGGAATTAATTGTAAGTCGCGAAAAAGTGAACAGTTTTAAAAATTGGTTTAACGGAATAGAGTAAACTTTATTTTGTAACATAAATTTGCATTTTAGTTTAATTAGATTAATTTTAAATAATAGATTGTTACTTATAAAAAAATGAAATAACTGTTATGAAAAATTTATTTAAAATTATTGCTTTACCTTCATTGCTGATATTATTTATGTTTACAGGAAATGTGAATAAATCTTACGCACATTGCGAAATTCCATGTGGTATTTATGCCGATTCTCTTAGGGTGGTATTAATGAGTGAACATATTACTACCATCGAAAAAAGTATGAAAAAAATAACTGAACTATCCTTAGCCGATAATATCGATTATAATCAATTGGTACGTTGGGTAAATAATAAAGAAGAGCATGCTAAAAAACTACAGGATATTGCAACTCAGTATTTTATGTTTCAAAGAGTTAAGTTGAGCGATAATCCTGAGCAAATCGAAAAGAATCAAAAAATGCTGACTGTATTGCACGAAATATGTGTTTATGCTATGAAAACCAAACAAACAACCGATTTAAATTACATTAGTAAATTAAACGAATTGGTTCATAATTTTTCGCATTTGTATTTTGGTGCAGCAAAGCATCATCACCATCATTAAAAAATTGATAATATTAAACCAGATAGAGAGGAAGCTTATTATAATAGAGTTTCCTCTTTATTTGTAAGTAAAATGTACAATCCAAAGCTCTTGTTCTGAAAAGGACTAACCATAGGAAGATATCCGCTAAACCATTTTCCATCCTTCATTTTAAAAGGATGTTCTTTTACCATTTTATCGTGAAAAATATCGAAAGATTCTTTGGGTTTAAAATTGATTTTAAAAGATCCACATGAGTTTTCATGAATGTATTTATTGAGAATAATGGCTAAGGTTCCCATGTTATAACGCAGGTTAATTTCTACACATGGATGAATAAGACTTTCTCCGTTTTCGTTTTCAATAATCATACAATCTACCCCAAAATAGCCGCAATAATTATCCGATATGTCTGATTTTTTTAATGCCTTTAGCATGCCTGCTGATAGTTCATCTATGAGTTCTTGTGAGAGGTAATTTTTCATTTCCTCGGGAATACCACCCAAAATATTACCATCGTATTGACCATTAGAATTTGTTTCGAAAAACGCAAGGCCAAGAAATTTTAAATTTCCTTTTCCATCGCAGTAGTATTGTAAAGAAAAATCGAATTTCTTATGGAGTAAAGCTTCAGCCATAACATATCCCTGTGCTTGTATAGTTCCATTTATCCATTGAGTAATCGATTTATTTAAATAAGAATATCTTAATACTTGTAAACCTCTGCCAGACGAACTCCAGGGAGCTTTAATTACAATTTGTTTCCATTTTTTAATTAAAGCATCTATTTCTTCTACCGATTTACATATAATTGCCTTTTTGCTATGGTGCAAATAGCCGGTATTATTGTTTTCCAGAAAATCGTTTAGCACACTTAAAGCTGTTTTTCGGCTGTAAAGTTCTTTGTGATTATCTTTCCAGTAAGAGTTTGGCTGATTTAGAAATTGCTCGCTGCAATATTTTTTTAAAGGCTTAAAAATGTGGTGAATTCTCGGACTCCATCCCCAAGGGTGTAATTCTATTTTTTTGGATAGTAGTGCTTCAGGATGATGCAGAATATCAGTAATCTTAATAATTTTAGGAAGTTTTATTCCTGCATCGCTTATTAGTTTAAGGAATTTAGAATCGGGCATTTCATGTGTTAATACAACATCATTTTCCGAAGCAAAATACATGGACAGTAAATCCAAATCATGTTCGAATTTAGTTAATGTTTTATTGGGCATATAGCTTAGCGTGCCATTAGATATAGCAATTTCGCAGGTCGGATTATAAAAAAATACTTTTGATATACTCATTATTAAATCTCTTATTGGGTGTCGCAAAAGTAGAAGAAATCTATCTATATTTGATTCTCTTTTAATAAAAAAACAGATATGATTTTTCCAGCTAAGCTTGTTCATGGTAGATTAATAAAAAGATACAAACGCTTTTTGGCGGATATTGAATTAGATAAGGGTGAAATAGTTGTTGCGCATACTGCCAATTCGGGAAGTATGAAATCCTGTTTAGAGGAAGGTGCTGAGGTGTATTTAACTTATGTTGATGATCCGAAAAGGAAAACCAATTATACTTGGGAAATGATTAAAATTAATGATTCGTGGGTGGGAATAAACACGGCAGTACCAAACTTATTAATATATGAAGCTGTTAAAAATCAAGAAATAAAAGCTTTGACAGGATATACAGATGTTAAACGAGAAGTGCGTTTCGACGATAGTCGTTTCGATGTTTTTGCACAAAATGCACAAGAAGAATGTTTTATAGAGGTGAAAAATGTGAGTTTAAAAGTGGATAATTATGCTCGCTTTCCCGATGCGGTAACAGTTCGTGGCAGAAAACACTTAAATACATTAATGAGAGTAAAAAAGGAGGGCAAGCGTGCGCTTATGGTTTATGTAATTCAGCGAACTGATGTTGATGTATTTGCTCCGGCCATAGATATCGATCCCGAATATGCAGAAACACTAAAAAAAGCCTACCAAAATGGGGTGGAAATTTATCCAATACGAGCAATTGTAAGTCCCGAAAAAATTGTGCTTGGTGATATTTTGCCTTTTGAATTGGAGCTTTGAATTCTTTAATTGCTTTACAAAGTAGGGTTTTTATTAGAATTTTAATGGATCAGTTTCAAAAGTTGGGTCTGCGTACAAAAAGGAATACCTTTGCTGATAGAAAAAACACTTTAGATTATATATGCAAAAGTCACTACTCTCACTATTTTTTCCAGAAGGTCTTTTAGATTATTTTAATATAATAGATTTTAAAGAGGTTTCTAGCGGGAAAGAAATTTACGAAAGAAGATTAACTATTTATTTAGAAGAAAAGAAGATTATTCCTGAGGAATATAAGGATTATTCTATCAAAGCCAGTGGTTTTATGCCAGCACGAGAAATAGAAGATTATCCCATTCGAGATATGTTAGTTAAGCTTAATGTCAAGCGTCGTCGTTGGGATGTTGTTGTTGATGGCAAGAGTAAAAAAGTAAGTAGAGATTGGAATTTGATCATTTCAGGAACTCGCATGTCTGCAGAGTATTCTGCTTTTTTAAAAGAAGTTAGTCGATTTTAATGCGATCAGTATTAAAAGCCTTGAAATATATTTAGGAATAAATGGTGATAAATTTCGAAGACAGTACAAAACAAATTTAAGTGGTTTTGATCAATGGGATAAAAAGCTACACGCCAAAGATTACCTGATATTTCCTGAAAACATAGGTTCTAATTTAGCTCTTGATGAAACAGCCTTTTCAAATGGAGAGTTGTATACCATTCTCAGTA
This genomic interval from uncultured Marinifilum sp. contains the following:
- a CDS encoding LytTR family DNA-binding domain-containing protein is translated as MDVIIIEDEVLAADKLERLLHKYDSQIKIIERFESVNDSSIWLGNPDNNVDLIFLDIHLVDGLSFEIFNRVQVQIPVIFTTAYNEYALKAFKLNSIDYLLKPVTFDALYTALKKFDNMKESLSNSFQIENIESLSAVISHIQKHYKTRFMVKVGEKLKSFKAEDITLFYAEGRDVFILLANNCNYIIDYKMEELQDLLNPKYFYRISRSFIVNINSISNVSIHSNSRLKVVLSNKFDKELIVSREKVNSFKNWFNGIE
- a CDS encoding superoxide dismutase [Ni], whose protein sequence is MKNLFKIIALPSLLILFMFTGNVNKSYAHCEIPCGIYADSLRVVLMSEHITTIEKSMKKITELSLADNIDYNQLVRWVNNKEEHAKKLQDIATQYFMFQRVKLSDNPEQIEKNQKMLTVLHEICVYAMKTKQTTDLNYISKLNELVHNFSHLYFGAAKHHHHH
- the sfsA gene encoding DNA/RNA nuclease SfsA yields the protein MIFPAKLVHGRLIKRYKRFLADIELDKGEIVVAHTANSGSMKSCLEEGAEVYLTYVDDPKRKTNYTWEMIKINDSWVGINTAVPNLLIYEAVKNQEIKALTGYTDVKREVRFDDSRFDVFAQNAQEECFIEVKNVSLKVDNYARFPDAVTVRGRKHLNTLMRVKKEGKRALMVYVIQRTDVDVFAPAIDIDPEYAETLKKAYQNGVEIYPIRAIVSPEKIVLGDILPFELEL